In a genomic window of Sulfurisphaera tokodaii str. 7:
- a CDS encoding PaREP1 family protein yields MEGYLDYKKNPKEYVYAKVYESLVEARLALEMLKRGLLKNASAKAFLSVKSAVSALLVSKLNEILKGKDEKERSWYENVGYSAPTTGLIGIAKEFKKLGIDIENVVKTALLLHKFSYNGFDPNFVDYRNEDEVADDIREVIEWVLNIDKYFKDVWDEKLEKEREEIRKA; encoded by the coding sequence ATGGAAGGTTACTTAGATTATAAAAAGAATCCTAAGGAATATGTTTATGCAAAGGTATATGAAAGCTTAGTTGAGGCCAGATTAGCTTTAGAGATGCTTAAAAGGGGTCTCCTAAAGAATGCATCAGCAAAAGCTTTTCTTTCTGTTAAATCTGCAGTAAGTGCTCTGTTAGTATCTAAGCTTAATGAGATTTTAAAAGGAAAGGATGAAAAGGAGCGTTCATGGTATGAAAACGTTGGTTATTCTGCACCAACTACCGGACTTATAGGTATTGCAAAAGAATTTAAGAAGCTAGGTATTGATATTGAAAATGTCGTTAAGACTGCCCTCTTATTGCATAAGTTTTCTTATAACGGCTTCGATCCTAACTTCGTGGATTATAGAAATGAGGATGAAGTAGCGGATGACATTAGAGAAGTGATAGAATGGGTCTTAAACATAGATAAATACTTTAAAGATGTATGGGATGAGAAACTTGAGAAAGAAAGAGAAGAAATAAGAAAGGCTTAG
- a CDS encoding AbrB/MazE/SpoVT family DNA-binding domain-containing protein yields the protein METITKVNKKGIIVIPKGIRDEIGLKEGDAVKITVEGNKIVIEKIDLWDKVWNCCKGSAEEAEKELDEEEGEFWKRK from the coding sequence ATGGAAACGATTACAAAAGTAAATAAGAAAGGTATAATAGTAATCCCTAAGGGAATAAGGGATGAAATTGGTTTAAAAGAGGGTGATGCAGTTAAAATAACGGTTGAAGGAAATAAGATAGTTATAGAAAAAATTGATCTGTGGGATAAGGTATGGAATTGCTGTAAAGGGTCTGCTGAAGAGGCAGAAAAGGAACTTGATGAGGAGGAAGGGGAATTTTGGAAGAGAAAATAA
- a CDS encoding PIN domain-containing protein, which yields MEEKIIIDTYALLAMAFGELTERGKEIMLRIKDRKIEGIITSTVAYEFTVHWFRGRIPALKSLDEVKSFLNSYFKIVELSVDDFLESARIKSEGDKIVSLKGRKLSIVDSTLIQTAKKLGLKILSGDKDLTLVATKMGIEVIW from the coding sequence TTGGAAGAGAAAATAATTATCGATACTTATGCGTTACTTGCAATGGCTTTTGGAGAGCTTACGGAAAGAGGAAAGGAAATTATGCTCAGAATTAAAGATAGAAAAATAGAGGGCATAATTACGTCTACCGTTGCTTATGAGTTTACAGTACATTGGTTTCGCGGAAGAATTCCAGCATTAAAATCTCTTGATGAGGTAAAGAGTTTTCTTAATTCGTACTTCAAGATTGTTGAGCTTTCAGTAGATGATTTCTTAGAAAGTGCAAGAATTAAGAGTGAAGGAGATAAAATTGTTTCGTTAAAAGGGAGAAAACTAAGTATAGTGGATTCGACATTAATACAAACAGCTAAAAAGCTGGGGTTAAAGATTTTGAGCGGTGATAAGGACTTAACTTTAGTTGCAACTAAAATGGGAATAGAAGTTATCTGGTAG
- a CDS encoding TM1812 family CRISPR-associated protein, with the protein MKCLVYIAGDVTSYTTTNYEFEGKEFNTFFSAHALAKLLDPQKIVALLPDSLVIHDNSTAQDLPTLIKGYKKMILTRSNQLFKDENMKKDIEDFVNKIDVRVIPNVGSGQAYYVNKEGDLLAEGQRYKRIPYYKERSPIFIFNVIYSIFNELNESCDEIIVDLTHGTNVLVSATMAVGSIFNCRFVAAPIMGAPGNKVSVVELTEIVKAMKDSLAITYSIEKVDERYFRDYSVTLKKLNPSEFKEMKELIERIKSDDPNKVISLLKNLRNGFAIEGVRVMRELENYITGLENDLNSLSKAYNEWYNHSYFEKESRIVLSHFYSTLRVKDLIYSGNDLEVLEKILDLYIKVGYYDKAISLARELPVAFCLNSRGGGVYSDDDKNYTECDNIVTEYLKKSSIVQFRNALMHGSLSKALNTEVKDGGINLKNEVKLSAIEKYIVQNLKKDYLEAKNKVINTKT; encoded by the coding sequence ATGAAATGTTTAGTTTATATAGCGGGGGACGTAACTTCATATACAACTACTAATTATGAATTTGAAGGTAAGGAATTTAACACATTTTTCTCAGCCCACGCCTTAGCTAAACTCTTAGACCCACAAAAAATAGTAGCACTATTGCCAGATAGCCTAGTAATTCATGACAATTCCACAGCACAAGATCTCCCTACTCTAATAAAGGGATATAAGAAAATGATATTGACTAGGAGTAATCAGCTGTTTAAAGACGAGAATATGAAAAAAGACATAGAAGACTTCGTTAACAAAATTGACGTCAGAGTAATACCTAATGTGGGTAGCGGGCAAGCCTATTATGTTAACAAAGAAGGTGACCTATTAGCAGAGGGGCAGAGGTATAAGAGGATACCATATTATAAGGAAAGGTCTCCGATCTTTATCTTCAATGTGATTTATTCAATATTCAACGAGCTGAACGAATCCTGCGACGAGATAATAGTTGACTTAACCCACGGTACTAACGTGTTAGTATCTGCCACTATGGCTGTTGGATCCATTTTCAATTGCCGTTTTGTAGCTGCACCAATAATGGGGGCTCCGGGGAATAAGGTATCAGTAGTTGAGTTAACAGAAATCGTTAAAGCTATGAAGGATTCCCTAGCAATAACTTATTCCATAGAGAAAGTAGATGAGAGATACTTCAGAGATTACAGCGTAACCCTTAAGAAGTTAAACCCCAGTGAATTTAAGGAAATGAAAGAATTAATAGAAAGGATCAAATCAGATGACCCAAACAAGGTTATTAGCCTTCTGAAAAATTTAAGGAACGGTTTCGCTATAGAAGGTGTGAGAGTAATGAGAGAATTAGAAAACTATATCACAGGGTTAGAAAACGACTTAAATTCACTTTCTAAGGCTTATAACGAATGGTACAACCACTCCTATTTCGAAAAAGAGAGTAGAATAGTCCTCTCACACTTCTATTCTACTCTTAGAGTCAAGGACTTAATCTATAGCGGAAATGACTTAGAAGTTTTAGAGAAAATTTTAGATTTATATATAAAAGTAGGCTATTACGATAAGGCAATATCGTTAGCTAGAGAACTTCCTGTGGCATTTTGTCTTAATTCCAGAGGCGGTGGCGTATATAGTGATGATGATAAAAATTATACGGAATGCGATAATATTGTTACCGAGTACCTTAAGAAGAGTAGTATAGTTCAATTTAGAAATGCACTAATGCACGGAAGCCTTTCCAAAGCTCTGAACACCGAAGTAAAAGACGGTGGAATAAATTTAAAAAATGAGGTTAAATTATCTGCAATAGAGAAATATATTGTGCAAAACTTAAAGAAGGATTACTTGGAAGCAAAGAACAAGGTAATAAATACAAAGACTTAA
- the cas4 gene encoding CRISPR-associated protein Cas4 — protein MTISGVTVKHYAYCPHIVRLEALGFSERVSEAMLEGQLIDKEKEVSFLFTKYKEIIRKPVYRWKDLIGSPDFVLHAYNYYTPLDVKAGKVPRLDHKYQILFYSYIMDRLGMNVKEAMLYYIAGKKLIRLQYSETEKRFVEKLIGWIREAMNSEVKIVQKKEKCENCGFFSYCKPRRVGKLYYTL, from the coding sequence ATGACTATTTCTGGTGTAACGGTAAAGCATTACGCCTACTGTCCTCATATTGTAAGGTTAGAAGCATTAGGCTTCTCAGAGAGAGTAAGCGAGGCTATGTTGGAGGGTCAATTAATAGATAAGGAGAAGGAGGTGAGCTTTCTCTTTACAAAATATAAGGAGATAATAAGAAAACCCGTTTATAGATGGAAGGATCTAATCGGCTCACCGGATTTTGTCCTTCACGCATATAATTACTACACACCTTTAGATGTTAAAGCGGGAAAGGTTCCACGATTAGACCATAAGTATCAAATCTTATTCTACTCCTATATAATGGATAGACTGGGTATGAACGTTAAGGAGGCAATGCTCTATTACATTGCTGGGAAGAAGCTAATAAGGCTTCAGTACAGTGAGACTGAGAAGAGGTTTGTGGAGAAGCTGATAGGTTGGATAAGAGAGGCAATGAACAGTGAAGTAAAAATAGTTCAGAAAAAGGAGAAGTGTGAGAACTGCGGCTTTTTCTCGTACTGTAAGCCCAGAAGAGTAGGAAAGCTGTATTATACCCTTTAG
- the crn1 gene encoding CRISPR-associated ring nuclease Crn1 translates to MVKLVSTLGTSPGGVAETLQNLSTGKYIAPFEPKEIKFDEFIVLRTKGTEEAYYALRAILLCCVGFEKVKEVVFPFDDIENPKDFITVRETVREMLKPGDFMDFTGGRKAMSAAAVLSARDVGAHLVSTIIDQKEYGEMMVKFNRLKDKLSNVYSKGDCRSYFCDLMSSTTRTIVFF, encoded by the coding sequence ATGGTAAAGCTCGTTTCAACACTGGGTACCTCTCCTGGAGGTGTGGCTGAAACTCTCCAAAACTTGTCTACAGGTAAGTACATAGCCCCTTTTGAACCTAAAGAGATAAAGTTTGATGAGTTTATAGTGCTCAGAACTAAGGGTACTGAAGAGGCTTATTATGCTTTAAGGGCAATACTTCTCTGCTGTGTAGGGTTTGAAAAGGTTAAGGAAGTTGTATTCCCGTTTGACGATATAGAAAACCCCAAAGACTTCATTACAGTTAGAGAAACAGTGAGAGAAATGCTGAAGCCTGGAGATTTTATGGACTTTACTGGTGGAAGGAAAGCCATGAGCGCTGCAGCAGTCCTCTCCGCTAGGGACGTAGGTGCCCATTTAGTCTCAACAATAATAGACCAAAAAGAATACGGTGAAATGATGGTAAAGTTCAATAGACTAAAGGATAAACTGTCTAACGTTTACTCAAAAGGAGACTGTAGGAGTTACTTCTGTGACCTAATGTCATCAACTACTAGGACAATAGTATTTTTCTAA
- the cas2 gene encoding CRISPR-associated endonuclease Cas2, with amino-acid sequence MLYIVFYDISDDGMRNRVADVLKKKGLVRVQYSVFIGDLNSARLKDVVASLRVLYRSNKEGRFSVMILPVTQAMFNQRIMIGDEFKENEDKIIW; translated from the coding sequence ATGCTGTATATAGTGTTTTATGATATAAGTGATGACGGGATGAGAAATAGAGTAGCTGATGTACTAAAGAAAAAGGGTTTGGTTAGGGTACAGTATAGTGTGTTCATTGGGGATCTGAACTCAGCAAGGTTAAAAGACGTTGTCGCTTCGCTTAGAGTCCTCTATAGGTCGAATAAGGAGGGAAGGTTTTCGGTAATGATCTTACCGGTGACACAAGCAATGTTTAATCAGAGGATTATGATCGGAGATGAGTTTAAGGAAAATGAGGATAAGATAATCTGGTAA
- the cas1 gene encoding CRISPR-associated endonuclease Cas1 — translation MEKRIAFVKDWGAYLRVNKGKIECVAKNEVKWSLSPAEVSSIIFLVNSSLSTEVIRLANEFGIEMVFFHDSEPIARVITTKYGGSMKVWIKQIREAKKNPEKYAKQFVYGKLHNQWVTIHYYEKKYGFKLGGDELYGIAKEVLTENNIEQIMVKEAEGAKIYWKGVKYLLPKELGFKGRKKRGDNLDPFNKALNIGYGMLRKSVWGAVISAGLNPYIGFLHKFRSGRLSLVFDLMEEFRSPFVDRPLIGLARENYEKLKDLKVIYSTFVFDEDEIYTQARRLVNSILHGDEYRPFMAK, via the coding sequence GTGGAAAAGAGAATAGCATTTGTAAAAGATTGGGGAGCTTATCTTAGAGTGAATAAGGGGAAGATTGAGTGTGTAGCAAAAAACGAGGTGAAGTGGAGTCTTTCCCCCGCTGAAGTTTCTTCAATAATCTTCCTCGTAAACTCTTCCCTTTCAACCGAAGTAATCAGATTAGCAAACGAATTTGGGATAGAAATGGTCTTCTTTCACGACAGCGAGCCGATAGCTAGAGTAATTACTACAAAATACGGCGGATCAATGAAGGTCTGGATTAAACAGATAAGAGAGGCTAAAAAGAACCCGGAAAAATACGCTAAGCAGTTCGTTTACGGTAAGTTACACAATCAGTGGGTTACGATCCACTATTACGAGAAAAAGTACGGGTTTAAATTAGGTGGAGACGAACTATACGGAATTGCAAAAGAAGTACTTACGGAAAACAATATAGAACAAATAATGGTTAAAGAAGCTGAAGGGGCTAAAATCTATTGGAAAGGTGTAAAATATCTTTTACCGAAAGAGTTGGGATTTAAGGGTAGGAAGAAAAGAGGAGATAACCTTGATCCGTTTAATAAAGCGTTAAACATAGGCTACGGGATGTTGAGGAAAAGCGTGTGGGGAGCAGTAATTTCAGCTGGTCTAAATCCCTATATAGGATTCCTCCATAAGTTCAGATCTGGAAGACTATCGTTAGTTTTCGATTTAATGGAGGAGTTCAGATCGCCTTTTGTAGACAGGCCATTGATAGGACTTGCGAGAGAAAATTATGAGAAGTTAAAAGACTTAAAAGTGATTTATTCCACCTTCGTTTTTGATGAGGACGAAATATACACCCAAGCTAGGAGGCTTGTAAACTCAATACTCCACGGGGATGAGTATAGGCCCTTTATGGCGAAGTGA
- the cas4a gene encoding type I-A CRISPR-associated protein Cas4/Csa1: MFFTLSEIQLLSKRMKGFPRAISEELRGWHWNEPPLYPSSNTLLSVSDLTNGLCDSGRYVYLKHKGIVPKVEAKIGNTIHTTYATAIETIKRLIYEHEDLDSVKLRTLMTDEFYNLKVEVIEVAKILWDHIVSIYSAELEKARSKPFLRKDSLASLVIPFHVEYPVDGSLVGLQSALRVDAFIPILPLIAEMKTGSYKRDHELALAGYALAFESQYEIPVDFGYLCYVNVIEGKIHNNCRLIVISDTLRQEFVEVRDRALRAIDDDVDPGLAKKCSADCPFLPHCKGG, translated from the coding sequence GTGTTCTTTACTCTTTCAGAGATTCAGCTCCTCTCGAAAAGGATGAAGGGATTTCCTAGGGCTATTTCTGAAGAGCTTAGGGGATGGCACTGGAATGAGCCTCCATTGTACCCCTCTTCAAACACACTGCTAAGCGTTTCCGATTTAACTAATGGTCTTTGTGATTCTGGTAGATATGTGTATTTGAAACATAAGGGTATTGTACCTAAGGTGGAAGCTAAAATAGGGAATACTATTCATACCACTTATGCTACCGCTATAGAAACTATTAAGAGGCTTATTTATGAACACGAAGACTTAGATAGCGTTAAGCTTAGGACTTTGATGACAGATGAGTTTTACAATCTTAAGGTCGAAGTTATTGAAGTAGCTAAGATTTTATGGGATCATATTGTCTCTATTTATTCTGCCGAACTTGAGAAGGCTAGGAGTAAGCCATTCCTCAGAAAGGATTCTTTAGCCTCTCTAGTAATTCCCTTTCACGTTGAGTATCCTGTTGACGGTTCTTTAGTAGGTCTTCAGAGTGCTTTGAGAGTTGACGCATTTATTCCCATTCTTCCTTTGATTGCTGAGATGAAGACGGGGAGTTATAAGAGGGATCATGAGTTGGCTTTAGCGGGTTATGCTTTAGCTTTTGAGAGCCAGTATGAAATACCCGTTGACTTTGGTTATCTTTGTTATGTTAATGTTATTGAAGGTAAAATTCACAATAATTGTAGGCTTATTGTTATTAGTGATACTTTAAGGCAGGAGTTTGTTGAAGTTAGGGATAGGGCTCTCAGAGCAATTGACGATGATGTTGATCCCGGGTTAGCTAAGAAGTGTAGTGCTGATTGTCCTTTTCTGCCACATTGTAAGGGAGGATAA
- the cas7a gene encoding type I-A CRISPR-associated protein Cas7/Csa2 → MKWVSFSARYLVNVEDLNNVESAGNYVRHRRAPIIVKEGNTYTVTYVPAVSGEMIAHGYQMNLVEIAIERNLPVEELAKQGILIKRGAGDSVHKTGCGDKNGSDYELCVIEEDIVEDVAGFLNPDKLVKRTSNIAFSYMIPALDAVKASAVTSQFHVRYATKEMIDKYEKENKNIQSLYNVETASASYVLTGYLNLSNIGVTQNYPVKEVKDKKDREIASLDALMLTLTQFLFGAKRTRFNPLVEIEALVLSVSEKPFNLPPINGDFNDYLNLVKSTADSFSSALEIDRPKIVFYVKGVKGSLSNPVEVFKSVRG, encoded by the coding sequence ATGAAATGGGTTTCTTTCTCTGCTAGATATTTGGTTAATGTAGAGGACTTAAATAATGTTGAGTCTGCGGGAAATTATGTGAGGCATAGAAGGGCTCCTATAATAGTTAAAGAAGGAAATACCTATACGGTAACTTATGTGCCCGCTGTTAGTGGCGAGATGATAGCTCACGGTTATCAGATGAATCTAGTGGAGATTGCAATTGAAAGGAATTTACCAGTTGAGGAGTTGGCTAAACAAGGGATACTTATAAAGAGGGGGGCTGGAGATAGTGTTCATAAGACCGGTTGCGGTGATAAGAACGGTTCTGATTATGAGCTATGTGTTATAGAGGAAGATATTGTTGAAGATGTAGCCGGTTTTCTCAATCCAGACAAACTGGTTAAGAGGACTTCCAATATTGCCTTCAGTTATATGATTCCAGCGTTGGATGCAGTAAAAGCCTCTGCAGTTACGTCGCAATTCCATGTTAGATATGCTACTAAGGAAATGATAGATAAGTATGAAAAGGAGAATAAAAATATACAATCGTTATACAATGTAGAAACCGCTAGTGCTTCATATGTTTTAACTGGTTATTTAAACTTAAGTAATATTGGTGTGACCCAGAATTATCCTGTTAAAGAGGTAAAGGACAAGAAAGATAGGGAAATAGCCTCTTTAGACGCTTTAATGCTTACTTTAACCCAGTTCTTGTTTGGTGCGAAGAGGACTAGGTTTAATCCACTGGTAGAAATTGAGGCATTAGTGTTAAGTGTTTCCGAGAAGCCGTTTAACTTACCCCCAATAAATGGTGACTTTAATGACTATTTAAATCTTGTAAAATCTACGGCTGATTCCTTTAGTAGTGCTTTAGAGATAGATAGGCCTAAGATAGTATTTTATGTTAAGGGAGTTAAGGGAAGTTTAAGTAATCCAGTAGAGGTCTTTAAATCCGTGAGAGGATGA
- the cas5a gene encoding type I-A CRISPR-associated protein Cas5a — protein sequence MKGVLIYGLHHWGFSIRVPKASAGGKSFPYVPISTILGALSKSYCENYAVKNGTSCTKEFIDKYKGSLFWVAYGADESRLLPYSDIMREQRVSYKQKKYRSAEKLRDWFGVSAFGKTYGESVKFSIAVLLKDKVEDFVKYSWQIISLGSKESLVTIEHVEVVDVEESEEEQFSTSFFIPQQCLIDTGDFELQELPVLSTYNLTKEPDEGVFDKFWVPIRGPLIGGEVKVKKDAINEQCTVYRAGEKYVVTFKEGLTKWLK from the coding sequence ATGAAGGGTGTTTTAATATACGGTCTTCATCATTGGGGTTTTTCTATTAGGGTTCCCAAAGCCTCAGCAGGAGGAAAATCATTCCCGTATGTCCCTATCTCTACTATTTTAGGGGCATTAAGTAAAAGCTATTGTGAAAATTATGCTGTCAAAAATGGTACTTCATGCACTAAGGAGTTTATCGATAAATATAAGGGCTCATTATTCTGGGTAGCTTATGGTGCCGATGAATCCAGACTTTTGCCTTACTCTGACATCATGAGGGAACAAAGAGTTAGTTATAAACAAAAAAAGTATAGAAGTGCAGAAAAATTGAGAGACTGGTTTGGAGTATCTGCATTCGGAAAGACTTATGGTGAAAGTGTAAAGTTTTCAATTGCAGTCCTTTTAAAGGATAAGGTAGAAGACTTCGTAAAGTATTCCTGGCAGATTATCTCTCTTGGTAGTAAGGAGTCCTTAGTCACTATCGAGCATGTTGAGGTTGTTGACGTTGAGGAGAGTGAGGAGGAGCAGTTCTCAACAAGTTTCTTTATTCCTCAACAATGCTTAATAGATACTGGAGATTTTGAACTTCAAGAGCTTCCCGTTCTCAGTACTTATAACCTAACTAAGGAACCTGATGAAGGAGTTTTCGATAAATTCTGGGTTCCGATTCGTGGACCGTTAATAGGGGGTGAGGTTAAAGTTAAGAAAGATGCGATTAATGAGCAATGTACAGTCTATAGAGCTGGTGAGAAGTATGTTGTTACATTTAAGGAGGGGCTGACTAAATGGTTAAAATAA
- the cas3 gene encoding CRISPR-associated helicase Cas3', whose protein sequence is MREGIRKVLELMDCKDVGENVKGKKLAECNDVNFILNFPTGYGKTTLSITLGEWLTTYTTTNFYRLIHVVPTRALVEDISKRAEGLKYAVQYSFAPSELKSPNFLADFIITTYDSFFLNLYKASIGEPFSDHGHYDLPRFSIYTSLVHFDEFHLMNESNSWTSLIGAVEHLSKLGVNFIMSSATPSKSVEEKIIDHSKNVIKVSVVNEYGNAINGRKCTEVDNGIYECETTKGRKRYKVVEIKEKIDVPNIDVKIVNNIEQFYNIVKDSEKAIIVVNTVDKAILLYDKLKHLKPCLIHSRFKISDRQKRKLDDCKLIVSTQVIEVGVNISSEIMITEQAPLTSIVQRVGRLLRYNEKNEGTLYIWKSNETYPYDENEVIKTVEALSNNDICLKHPYGCHNKKGYAEIIDSIISEPNINQKLLNDLEKISINPFLSKKDLDIILEKYCTLTNSFIVNLAIDKPSRMEDLIPFNGKMIDNAPLIRKDNKIVAYFEKYTPTNVIDKVEVIEDYIEFKDWKDLCIKYRKIFMKGEEKMILLALKADSSYYDSERGLRLK, encoded by the coding sequence TTGAGAGAGGGAATTAGGAAAGTTCTTGAGCTTATGGATTGTAAAGATGTAGGAGAAAATGTAAAGGGAAAGAAGCTTGCAGAGTGCAATGATGTTAATTTTATTCTTAATTTTCCAACGGGCTATGGGAAAACCACTTTATCCATAACTCTTGGTGAGTGGTTAACCACATATACTACAACTAATTTTTATAGATTAATACATGTAGTTCCTACACGAGCTTTAGTTGAGGACATCTCTAAGAGGGCTGAGGGATTAAAATATGCAGTCCAGTACTCTTTTGCACCTTCAGAACTTAAGTCCCCTAATTTTCTGGCTGATTTTATCATAACTACTTATGACTCTTTTTTCTTAAATTTGTATAAGGCAAGCATAGGTGAACCTTTTTCGGATCACGGTCATTACGACTTACCTAGGTTTTCGATTTATACCTCTTTAGTCCACTTTGATGAGTTTCATTTGATGAACGAGAGTAACAGTTGGACCTCGCTTATAGGTGCTGTTGAGCATCTCTCGAAATTAGGGGTAAACTTCATAATGTCGTCTGCAACCCCAAGCAAAAGTGTTGAAGAAAAGATTATTGATCATTCGAAAAACGTAATTAAGGTATCGGTGGTAAACGAATACGGTAATGCTATAAATGGAAGAAAGTGCACAGAAGTGGATAACGGAATTTATGAGTGCGAGACTACAAAAGGAAGAAAGAGATATAAAGTAGTTGAAATAAAGGAAAAAATTGATGTTCCTAATATTGATGTTAAAATAGTTAACAACATAGAGCAATTTTACAATATTGTAAAAGACTCGGAGAAGGCTATAATCGTAGTTAATACTGTTGATAAGGCTATATTACTTTACGATAAGCTTAAACACTTAAAGCCTTGTCTAATCCACTCTAGATTCAAGATCTCGGATAGACAGAAGAGAAAACTTGATGACTGCAAACTAATCGTATCCACTCAAGTTATTGAAGTAGGTGTTAACATTTCTTCAGAAATTATGATAACTGAACAAGCACCTCTTACTTCAATAGTCCAGAGAGTCGGAAGACTATTGAGATATAATGAGAAAAACGAAGGAACTCTTTATATATGGAAAAGTAACGAGACTTATCCTTACGACGAAAATGAGGTTATAAAGACTGTTGAAGCTCTAAGTAACAACGATATATGTCTTAAACATCCTTATGGGTGTCATAATAAAAAAGGATATGCCGAAATAATTGATAGTATAATAAGTGAGCCTAACATTAATCAAAAACTTCTTAACGATCTAGAAAAAATAAGTATAAACCCTTTCTTATCGAAGAAGGATCTTGATATAATTCTAGAGAAATATTGCACTCTTACTAATTCCTTTATAGTAAACCTCGCTATAGATAAACCCAGTAGAATGGAGGATTTAATACCTTTTAATGGTAAGATGATAGATAATGCTCCTCTTATAAGGAAGGACAACAAAATTGTTGCATATTTTGAAAAATATACTCCTACTAACGTTATAGACAAAGTAGAAGTAATAGAGGATTATATAGAGTTCAAGGACTGGAAAGATCTATGTATAAAATACAGAAAGATCTTCATGAAAGGAGAAGAAAAAATGATATTACTTGCACTTAAGGCGGATAGTAGTTATTATGATAGTGAGAGGGGATTGAGGTTAAAATGA
- a CDS encoding CRISPR-associated endonuclease Cas3'' has translation MTCWAFYGKETFKDHALGTLNCFRNNFEYIIPILSKRSGEKIENVRKSIEIAVAFHDIGKASKKYINSYYGHELYSGYIISRIIRNCCDNKLRDIVALAAMSHHQAMVERGLELIKNNMYVRIPQFEFNEECKGDINEVAKEIKVSIDIDLTYITPNDVVSWLLRNKHIKEFYYYPIVLGPLMICDTYTAYQHRSDTQYENILIREYKRFLM, from the coding sequence ATGACATGCTGGGCATTTTATGGTAAAGAGACTTTTAAAGATCATGCATTGGGAACTTTAAATTGCTTCAGAAACAACTTTGAGTATATAATTCCTATTTTATCTAAGAGGAGCGGAGAGAAGATAGAAAATGTAAGAAAAAGCATAGAAATTGCAGTCGCATTTCATGATATAGGTAAAGCATCAAAAAAATATATTAACTCATATTACGGACATGAGCTCTACAGCGGTTATATTATAAGTAGGATAATTAGAAATTGCTGTGATAACAAGCTGAGGGATATTGTAGCACTAGCAGCAATGAGTCATCATCAAGCTATGGTAGAGAGAGGTTTAGAGCTTATAAAGAATAATATGTACGTTAGAATTCCTCAATTTGAATTTAATGAAGAATGCAAAGGAGATATTAATGAAGTTGCAAAGGAGATAAAAGTTAGTATAGATATTGACTTAACTTATATCACTCCAAATGACGTGGTCTCATGGCTTTTAAGAAACAAACACATAAAAGAGTTTTATTATTACCCTATAGTTCTTGGTCCCTTAATGATTTGTGATACATATACCGCGTACCAACACAGAAGCGATACACAATATGAAAACATATTAATAAGAGAATACAAGAGGTTCCTCATGTGA